One window from the genome of Anser cygnoides isolate HZ-2024a breed goose chromosome 8, Taihu_goose_T2T_genome, whole genome shotgun sequence encodes:
- the BARHL2 gene encoding barH-like 2 homeobox protein isoform X1 — protein sequence MEGPSGSSFGIDTILSGGSSGSPGVMNGDFRPHGDGRPTDFRSQATPSPCSEIDTVGTAPSSPISVSMEHPEPHLGVAESLPPPPHHLHLGPHPPPPPPSLQPSPPQPPPAQLGSAGSGPRTSTSSFLIKDILGDSKPLAACAPYSTSVPSPHHTPKQEGSVAPESFRPKLEQEDSKAKLDKRDDTQGDIKCHGTKEEGDREITSSRDSPPVRAKKPRKARTAFSDHQLNQLERSFERQKYLSVQDRMDLAAALNLTDTQVKTWYQNRRTKWKRQTAVGLELLAEAGNYSALQRMFPSPYFYHPSLLGSMDSTTAAAAAAAMYSSMYRTPPAPHPQLQRPLVPRVLIHGLGPGGQPALNPLANPMPGTPHPR from the exons ATGGAGGGGCCGAGCGGGTCCAGCTTCGGGATAGACACCATCCTGTCCGGCGGCAGTTCCGGCAGCCCCGGCGTCATGAACGGGGACTTTCGGCCGCACGGCGACGGCCGGCCCACGGATTTTAGGAGCCAGGCCACGCCGTCCCCCTGCTCGGAGATCGACACCGTGGGCACGGCGCCCTCGTCGCCCATCTCGGTGAGCATGGAGCACCCCGAACCGCACCTGGGGGTGGCGGAgagcctcccgccgccgccgcaccaCCTCCACCTCGGCCCGcacccgccgccgccgccgccgagtTTGCAGCCGTCtcccccgcagccgccgccggcccAGCTGGGCTCGGCCGGCTCCGGTCCCAGGACTTCCACCTCCTCTTTTTTAATTAAGGACATTTTGGGCGACAGCAAACCGCTGGCGGCGTGCGCACCTTACAGCACCAGcgtcccctctccccaccacaCCCCAAAGCAGGAGGGCAGCGTGGCCCCGGAGAGCTTCAGGCCGAAACTCGAGCAGGAGGACAGCAAAGCCAAGCTCGACAAGCGCGACGACACGCAGGGCGACATCAAATGCCATG GGACGAAGGAGGAGGGCGACCGGGAGATCACGAGCAGCCGGGACAGCCCGCCGGTGCGGGCCAAGAAGCCGCGGAAGGCGCGAACAGCTTTCTCCGACCACCAGCTCAACCAGCTGGAGCGCAGCTTCGAGCGCCAGAAGTACCTGAGCGTGCAGGACCGCATGGACCTGGCTGCCGCCCTCAACCTCACCGACACGCAGGTGAAAACCTGGTACCAGAACCGCAG GACGAAGTGGAAGCGGCAGACGGCGGTGGGACTGGAGCTGCTGGCCGAGGCCGGGAACTACTCGGCCCTGCAGAGGATGTTCCCCTCGCCCTATTTCTACCACCCCAGCCTGCTGGGCAGCATGGACAGCACGACggcggccgcggccgccgcgGCCATGTACAGCAGCATGTACCGGACTCCCCCCGCGCCGCACCCCCAGCTCCAGCGGCCGCTGGTGCCGCGGGTGCTTATCCACGGGCTGGGACCCGGCGGGCAGCCGGCCCTCAACCCCCTGGCCAACCCCATGCCGGGCACCCCGCACCCCCGGTGA
- the BARHL2 gene encoding barH-like 2 homeobox protein isoform X2: MEGPSGSSFGIDTILSGGSSGSPGVMNGDFRPHGDGRPTDFRSQATPSPCSEIDTVGTAPSSPISDILGDSKPLAACAPYSTSVPSPHHTPKQEGSVAPESFRPKLEQEDSKAKLDKRDDTQGDIKCHGTKEEGDREITSSRDSPPVRAKKPRKARTAFSDHQLNQLERSFERQKYLSVQDRMDLAAALNLTDTQVKTWYQNRRTKWKRQTAVGLELLAEAGNYSALQRMFPSPYFYHPSLLGSMDSTTAAAAAAAMYSSMYRTPPAPHPQLQRPLVPRVLIHGLGPGGQPALNPLANPMPGTPHPR, translated from the exons ATGGAGGGGCCGAGCGGGTCCAGCTTCGGGATAGACACCATCCTGTCCGGCGGCAGTTCCGGCAGCCCCGGCGTCATGAACGGGGACTTTCGGCCGCACGGCGACGGCCGGCCCACGGATTTTAGGAGCCAGGCCACGCCGTCCCCCTGCTCGGAGATCGACACCGTGGGCACGGCGCCCTCGTCGCCCATCTCG GACATTTTGGGCGACAGCAAACCGCTGGCGGCGTGCGCACCTTACAGCACCAGcgtcccctctccccaccacaCCCCAAAGCAGGAGGGCAGCGTGGCCCCGGAGAGCTTCAGGCCGAAACTCGAGCAGGAGGACAGCAAAGCCAAGCTCGACAAGCGCGACGACACGCAGGGCGACATCAAATGCCATG GGACGAAGGAGGAGGGCGACCGGGAGATCACGAGCAGCCGGGACAGCCCGCCGGTGCGGGCCAAGAAGCCGCGGAAGGCGCGAACAGCTTTCTCCGACCACCAGCTCAACCAGCTGGAGCGCAGCTTCGAGCGCCAGAAGTACCTGAGCGTGCAGGACCGCATGGACCTGGCTGCCGCCCTCAACCTCACCGACACGCAGGTGAAAACCTGGTACCAGAACCGCAG GACGAAGTGGAAGCGGCAGACGGCGGTGGGACTGGAGCTGCTGGCCGAGGCCGGGAACTACTCGGCCCTGCAGAGGATGTTCCCCTCGCCCTATTTCTACCACCCCAGCCTGCTGGGCAGCATGGACAGCACGACggcggccgcggccgccgcgGCCATGTACAGCAGCATGTACCGGACTCCCCCCGCGCCGCACCCCCAGCTCCAGCGGCCGCTGGTGCCGCGGGTGCTTATCCACGGGCTGGGACCCGGCGGGCAGCCGGCCCTCAACCCCCTGGCCAACCCCATGCCGGGCACCCCGCACCCCCGGTGA